The Pangasianodon hypophthalmus isolate fPanHyp1 chromosome 2, fPanHyp1.pri, whole genome shotgun sequence genome window below encodes:
- the LOC113545859 gene encoding LOW QUALITY PROTEIN: ghrelin-like (The sequence of the model RefSeq protein was modified relative to this genomic sequence to represent the inferred CDS: deleted 1 base in 1 codon), whose translation MLGHGRIGHMILLLCAFSLWVETAMCGSSFLSPSQRPQNRGDRKPPRVGRRTAAELETPLPSEDRIMVSAPFQLAVSLSETEYQDYGPVLQRMLLDVLGDPPTSGRFWYLTHS comes from the exons ATGCTGGGTCATGGCCGCATTGGTCACATGATATTGCTCCTCTGTGCTTTTTCTTTGTGGGTTGAAACTGCAATGTGTGGCTCCAGCTTCCTCAGTCCATCCCAGAGaccacag aatcGTGGAGACCGAAAGCCACCTCGAGTGGGACGGAGGACTGCAGCTGAGCTCGAGACTCCTCTTCCTTCCGAGGATAGGATCATG GTGAGCGCACCGTTCCAGCTGGCTGTGTCTCTCAGTGAGACAGAA TATCAGGATTATGGTCCTGTGCTGCAGAGGATGTTACTGGATGTCCTGGGTGATCCACCAACTTCGGGTAGGTTCTGgtatctcacacactcttaa
- the tatdn2 gene encoding putative deoxyribonuclease TATDN2, whose translation MWEVGDFELEISEFPDVLNVAFDPDEDSSLGVYHGLGVIHYSVWIRLRSENRLFTRIDSLLCARASSLLSIMTNDRTKVKFSWLRTAFVSPTKFQKNDVGLARPTRWGGDASHESSKDSSPGLNTSTSSEELGELENIKLGTPQGRRVTPSQTQRSQKTRRLSSKPCRLFENAKQDSQSGCRSPLQSPSSTPGEKRKHRTPEEGSKVIYLRALSAALGNRQKKSPRSEDGTKTPHSRTAPIETLAVKPEPERNTEHSCCSFSEETEPVCVLSEEHTHTQLVFLGTKEEENAVVTPHRNVVLKGSDSSDWSDVEDPIKLTKFSRDECVERVIMCKQDGDADDAEALPPLEYVPPPAVTLTAQTSFGLPWSDTPHQPGTSSWSTWREGDSSASRSTRLSSNRVVAMGRDFSPKQPIGQSSYAHARHGLMTSLTDDVITRRRSADSEPLWLSDSNSLGFIDTHCHLDMLYGKLGFRGSFRRFREKYTSSFPAEFRGCITDFCNPRITQKEAIWEWLIEEEFVWGAFGCHPHFAKEYNSTHEQSIMGAMRHPKTVAFGEIGLDYSHKNTANPSTQKEVFERQLRLAVSLGKPLVIHCRDADDDLLDIMKKCVPQDYKIHRHCFTNSYSVIEPFLSEFSNLCVGFTALVTNPNAVEARDAVRKIPLDRILLETDAPYFRPRQVSPSVCRFSHPGMGIHTLQEISLLKGELFSTVLQTVRQNTTHIYGL comes from the exons ATGTGGGAAGTTGGAGATTTCGAGTTGGAAATTTCGGAGTTCCCGGACGTCTTGAACGTAGCATTTGACCCGGATGAAGACTCTTC ACTTGGTGTGTATCACGGACTGGGTGTGATTCACTATTCTGTGTGGATTCGACTCAGATCGGAGAATCGACTCTTTACGAGAATCGACTCCTTGCTGTGTGCTCGTGCCTCTTCGCTC CTTAGCATCATGACCAACGACAGGACAAAAGTGAAGTTCAGCTGGCTACGCACAGCATTCGTGTCACCTACGAAGTTCCAGAAGAATGACGTCGGTTTGGCTCGACCCACTCGTTGGGGTGGCGACGCGTCCCATGAATCGAGTAAAGACTCCTCTCCCGGCCTGAACACGTCCACCAGCTCAGAGGAACTGGGAGAACTGGAGAACATTAAACTCGGCACGCCTCAGGGGAGACGCGTCACGCCGTCGCAGACACAGCGCTCTCAGAAAACACGCCGTCTGTCCAGCAAACCCTGCAGACTGTTTGAGAATGCGAAG caggACTCACAGTCAGGATGTCGGTCACCTTTGCAGTCGCCATCGTCCACTCCTGGTGAGAAACGAAAACACAGAACTCCAGAGGAGGGTTCAAAGGTCATCTACCTCCGAGCCCTGAGTGCCGCTCTCGGGAACAGACAGAAGAAGTCGCCCCGCTCTGAGGACGGTACCAAGACGCCGCACTCCCGAACGGCTCCTATAGAAACCCTCGCTGTTAAACCCGAGCCGGAGAGAAACACGGAGCACAGCTGCTGCTCGTTCAGCGAGGAAACAGAGcctgtgtgtgtcctgtcagAGGAGCACACGCACACCCAACTCGTCTTTCTAGGCACTAAGGAAGAAGAGAACGCAGTGGTGACCCCCCACAGG AACGTGGTCCTGAAAGGTAGCGActcatctgattggtcagatgttgaGGATCCCATCAAGTTGACGAAGTTCTCACGGGACGAATGTGTGGAGCGAGTGATCATGTGCAAGCAGGATGGAGATGCTGACGATGCTGAAGCTCTACCTCCTTTGGAATATGTCCCACCTCCAGCAGTCACGCTGACCGCACAAACCTCATTTGGTTTGCCGTGGAGCGATACGCCCCACCAGCCCGGCACCTCCTCTTGGAGCACATGGCGGGAGGGCGACTCCTCCGCCAGCAGAAGTACACGTCTATCCAGTAATCGAGTCGTAGCGATGGGGCGGGACTTCAGTCCTAAGCAGCCAATCGGACAGAGTTCATATGCACACGCGCGCCATGGATTAATGACGTCCCTTACTGATGACGTCATCACCCGCAGGAGGTCAGCGGACTCGGAGCCTCTCTGGCTGTCAGACTCCAACTCTTTGGGCTTCATTGACACCCACTGTCACCTGGATATGCTGTACGGGAAGTTGGGCTTCCGCGGAAGCTTCCGGCGCTTCCGGGAGAAATATACCAGCAGTTTCCCTGCGGAATTTCGCGGCTGCATAACCGACTTCTGCAATCCGAGGATCACGCAGAAGGAAGCCATCTGGGAATGGCTTATAGAAGAGGAGTTTGTATGGGGTGCTTTCGGATGCCACCCTCACTTCGCCAAGGAGTACAACTCCACTCACGAGCAAAGCATCATGGGAGCCATGCGTCACCCCAAGACCGTTGCATTTGGAGAAATCGGGCTGGATTACTCGCATAAGAATACAGCCAACCCCAGCACACAGAAGGAG gtgttcgAGCGGCAGCTGCGATTGGCTGTGTCTTTGGGAAAGCCTCTGGTTATACACTGCCGGGATGCTGATGACGATTTGCTGGACATTATGAAGAAGTGCGTTCCCCAAGACTACAAGATAcacag aCACTGTTTCACCAACAGTTACTCCGTAATCGAGCCGTTCCTGAGCGAATTCTCAAACCTGTGTGTGGGTTTCACGGCGTTGGTGACAAACCCGAACGCCGTGGAGGCCCGAGACGCTGTGAGGAAAATTCCATTGGACCGAATCCTGCTGGAAACCGACGCACCCTACTTCCGACCCAGACAG GTGTCTCCGTCTGTGTGTAGGTTTTCTCACCCCGGGATGGGCATACACACCTTACAGGAAATCAGCCTGCTGAAGGGAGAGCTCTTCTCCACCGTGCTCCAAACGGTCCGCCAGAACACCACACACATCTACGGCCTGTAA
- the sec61a1 gene encoding protein transport protein Sec61 subunit alpha-like 1 yields MGIKFLEVIKPFCAVLPEIQKPERKIQFREKVLWTAITLFIFLVCCQIPLFGIMSSDSADPFYWMRVILASNRGTLMELGISPIVTSGLIMQLLAGAKIIEVGDTPKDRALFNGAQKLFGMIITIGQAIVYVMTGMYGDPSEMGAGICLLIIIQLFVAGLIVLLLDELLQKGYGLGSGISLFIATNICETIVWKAFSPTTVNTGRGTEFEGAIIALFHLLATRTDKVRALREAFYRQNLPNLMNLIATVFVFAVVIYFQGFRVDLPIKSARYRGQYNTYPIKLFYTSNIPIILQSALVSNLYVISQMLSTRFSGNFLVNLLGTWSDTSTGGPARAYPVGGLCYYLSPPESFGSVLEDPVHAVIYIVFMLGSCAFFSKTWIEVSGSSAKDVAKQLKEQQMVMRGHRETSMVHELNRYIPTAAAFGGLCIGGLSVMADFLGAIGSGTGILLAVTIIYQYFEIFVKEQSEVGSMGALLF; encoded by the exons ATGGGGA tTAAGTTCTTGGAGGTCATCAAGCCGTTCTGCGCGGTTTTACCCGAGATCCAGAAACCAGAAAGAAAG ATCCAGTTCAGAGAAAAAGTGCTATGGACAGCCATCACCTTGTTCATCTTTCTCGTCTGCTGCCag atcccTCTCTTTGGGATCATGTCCTCAGACTCAGCAGATCCCTTCTACTGGATGAGAGTCATTCTGGCTTCCAACAGGG GCACTCTGATGGAGTTGGGAATCTCCCCCATCGTGACCTCGGGCCTCATCATGCAGCTGCTGGCTGGAGCTAAAATCATTGAGGTCGGAGACACACCCAAAGACCGAGCGCTGTTTAACGGAGCCCAGAAAT tgttTGGGATGATCATCACTATTGGCCAGGCGATAGTGTACGTGATGACTGGCATGTACGGAGACCCGTCAGAGATGGGAGCCGGGATCTGTCTCCTCATCATCATTCAG CTGTTTGTGGCTGGTCTGATCGTGCTGCTGCTGGACGAGCTGCTTCAGAAAGGATACGGTTTGGGCTCAGGCATCTCCCTCTTCATCGCCACCAACATCTGTGAGACCATCGTATGGAAAGCCTTCAGTCCAACGACGGTGAACACAGGCAGAG GCACTGAGTTTGAGGGCGCCATCATTGCTCTGTTCCACTTGTTGGCCACTCGGACTGATAAAGTGCGCGCACTGAGAGAGGCCTTCTACAGGCAGAACCTGCCCAACCTCATGAACCTCATCGCTACTGTCTTCGTCTTCGCCGTGGTCATATACTTCCAG GGCTTCAGAGTGGATCTGCCCATCAAGTCTGCACGTTACCGTGGCCAATACAACACTTATCCCATCAAGCTTTTCTACACATCCAATATTCCCATCATCCTGCAGTCCGCGCTGGTGTCCAACCTCTACGTCATCTCTCAGATGCTCTCCACTCGCTTCAGCGGCAACTTCCTGGTTAACCTGCTGGGAACTTGGTCT GACACATCAACCGGCGGTCCAGCTCGCGCGTATCCTGTAGGAGGTCTGTGTTACTATCTCTCTCCTCCGGAATCGTTTGGCTCCGTGTTGGAGGATCCGGTCCACGCCGTCATCTACATCGTCTTCATGCTTGGCTCCTGTGCCTTCTTCTCCAAGACGTGGATCGAAGTGTCAGGATCGTCTGCCAAAGAT gtggCTAAACAGCTTAAGGAGCAGCAGATGGTGATGAGAGGACACCGAGAGACGTCCATGGTGCATGAACTCAACAG gtacATCCCCACAGCTGCTGCATTCGGTGGCCTGTGCATCGGCGGCCTCTCGGTCATGGCCGATTTCTTGGGAGCGATCGGCTCAGGAACGGGGATCTTACTGGCCGTCACTATCATCTACCAGTATTTTGAGATCTTCGTCAAGGAGCAGAGCGAAGTCGGCAGCATGGGGGCGCTACTCTTCTAA